The proteins below are encoded in one region of Rhinolophus sinicus isolate RSC01 linkage group LG07, ASM3656204v1, whole genome shotgun sequence:
- the FGF22 gene encoding fibroblast growth factor 22 encodes MQGHLWLGLACLLLAQAPRAAGTSSGPRRPRSYPHLEGDVRWRRLFSSTHFFLRVDHSGRVQGTRWRHSADSIIEIRSIRVGVVALKAMHTGFFVAMSRRGRLYGSRVYTVHCRFRERIEENGYNTYTSLHWRHHGRPMFLALDQRGVPRRGSQTRQQHLSTHFLPILVS; translated from the exons ATGCAGGGCCACCTGTGGCTGGGCCTGGCGTGCCTGCTGCTGGCACAGGCACCCCGCGCCGCCGGGACATCAAGTGGTCCTCGGAGACCACGCAGCTATCCACACCTGGAGGGCGACGTGCGCTGGCGGCGCCTCTTCTCCTCCACCCACTTCTTTCTGCGGGTGGACCACAGCGGCCGCGTGCAAGGCACCCGCTGGCGCCACAGCGCTGACA GTATTATTGAGATCCGCTCTATCCGTGTGGGCGTCGTGGCCCTCAAGGCCATGCACACCGGTTTCTTCGTAGCCATGAGCCGCCGGGGCCGCCTCTACGGGTCG CGGGTCTACACTGTGCACTGCAGGTTCCGGGAGCGCATTGAGGAAAATGGCTACAACACCTACACCTCGCTCCACTGGCGTCATCACGGCAGGCCCATGTTCCTGGCGCTGGACCAGCGAGGAGTCCCGCGGCGTGGCAGCCAGACCCGGCAGCAACACCTATCCACCCACTTCCTGCCCATCCTAGTCTCCTGA